The Flavobacterium johnsoniae genomic sequence ATTCATCTGAGCTTGAAGATTGTAAGATGGAGTTTCGATTGCCAATTCGTTACTTGTGTAAGAACGTTTGTTATCGTAACCTAATTCATCCATATTATGAACTCTTAATGGCGCGCCTCTATCTAAGAATAACATAGTAGCATTAGTCTGCTTGTTATTCATGAATTCTGTATTAACAAAAAACGAAAGTTTGTCATTTACTTGGTAAGATAATGAAGGAGCAAAAAAGAATGATTTTTTGAATCCAGCATCTTGAAAACTATTTTCTGTGTGGTAAGCTGTGTTTACACGGAAGTTAATTTTGTGTTCATCATCAACAGGAGTGTTAACATCTGCAGTAACTCTGTTTAAACCGTTGCTTCCTGCAGTATAACTAACCTCTCCGCCAAAATGGTCGTAAGGTTTTTTAGTTGTTAAGTTGATTAAACCTCCGTAAGAGATCAAGCTGCTTCCGAATAAAGTTCCTGATGGTCCTTTGATTACTTCAATTTTATCGATGTTAGCAGGATCTAAACCTCCGTTTGATAATCCTGGTAATCCGTTAATCATAGTTGGTTGTACAGCAAATCCTCTTAAAGAGAAATATCCAGCTCCGTCACCTCCACGTCCTGTAGAAGCCCAAAGCGGAGTTAAACCTGGAGCATTTTTAAGTGCATCGTCAATGTTTGTAACAACTTGCTCTTTTAAAAGTTCTGCAGTAATAGTAGTGTAAACTTGTGGATTTTCAAGATTTTTAAGAGGTAATCTTGATACTTGTTGTGTTTCTTTACGAGCTAACGGGTTTTTTCTGTTTCCGTTTACGACAATTTCATTTAATTCTTGAGAGTTTTCACTGATTTTAAAATCCTCAATGATTGAATCGCCACCGTTTAAATTAACAGTTTTTTCTTTAGAAGAGTAACCAATTCCAGAAACTTTGATTACATATCTTCCTGGTTTGATATTTTTAATTTCGTAGAAACCATTCGCGTCTGTAGAAGTTCCTATTTTAGTTCCTTTTAATACTACAGAAACATTATCTGCAGCTTCATTATTTGTTAAGCTAATTTGACCTTTAATAGTTGCTTTTTCTTGTGCAAGAGCAGACACGCTTGTCAATAAAGCAAAACAAAAACTCAAAAAAGAAATTGTAAATCTATATTTCATTTTATTTAGAATTGATTTTAATAGCGCAAATGTAACAGTTGAATGCTAATAATACAAGTTATCCTTATTTATTCTAAATAAAATTTTTTTTAAAGGGTAAAATTTACGTTTGTTTAAAAAATTAACATCTTAAGCTAAAATTAAGACGATATTAAGAAAAAAAAGCCTGTTCAATCAAATGAACAGGCTTTTAAGTATTGTTGAAAATTATTACAATTACAATTCTAAAGCACGTTTAGCATCGCCATTCATTAATAATTCAACTGGATTTTCTAAAGCTTCTTTTACAGCAACCAAGAAACCAACAGACTCACGTCCGTCGATAATTCTATGATCGTAAGAAAGTGCAACATACATCATTGGGTGAATCTCCACTTTTCCGTTTACAGCAATCGGACGCTCAATAATATTGTGCATTCCTAAAATTCCTGACTGAGGAGGGTTGATGATTGGAGTTGATAACATACTTCCGAAAACTCCACCGTTAGTGATTGTGAAAGTTCCTCCAGTCATATCGTCAACTGTAATTTGACCATCACGAGCTCTTAAAGCCAATCTTTTGATTTCAGCTTCAATTCCACGGAAAGTTAAAAGTTCAGCATTACGAACAACAGGAACCATTAATCCTTTTGGTCCAGAAACTGCGATTGAGATATCAGCAAAATCGTAAGCGATTTTGTAATCACCGTCCATCATAGAGTTAACATCTGGATATAATTCTAAAGCTCTTGTAACTGCTTTTGTAAAGAATGACATGAAGCCTAAACCTAAACCACCATGTTTAGCTTTGAAAGCATCTTTGTATTCGTTACGAATTTGGTTGATTGGCGTCATGTTTACTTCGTTAAAAGTAGTAAGCATTGCAGTTTCATTTTTAGCTGAAACTAATCTTTCTGCTACTTTACGACGTAACATAGATAATTTTGTACGCTCAGTTCCACGGCTTCCACCAGTTGGAGTTCCCATAGATGGAACTGCATTTACAGCATCATCTTTTGTGATTCTTCCGCCTTTTCCAGTTCCTGAAACAGTTGCTGGAGCA encodes the following:
- the odhB gene encoding 2-oxoglutarate dehydrogenase complex dihydrolipoyllysine-residue succinyltransferase, with product MILEMKVPSPGESIKEVEIATWLVKDGDYVEKDQAIAEVDSDKATLELPAEMSGVITLKAEEGDTVAVGAVVCLIDTDAAKPAGDAPAAPAAEAPKAEAPKAEAPKAEVKAEAPKAAPAATSYAAGTPSPAARKILDEKNIAPATVSGTGKGGRITKDDAVNAVPSMGTPTGGSRGTERTKLSMLRRKVAERLVSAKNETAMLTTFNEVNMTPINQIRNEYKDAFKAKHGGLGLGFMSFFTKAVTRALELYPDVNSMMDGDYKIAYDFADISIAVSGPKGLMVPVVRNAELLTFRGIEAEIKRLALRARDGQITVDDMTGGTFTITNGGVFGSMLSTPIINPPQSGILGMHNIIERPIAVNGKVEIHPMMYVALSYDHRIIDGRESVGFLVAVKEALENPVELLMNGDAKRALEL